One window of uncultured Methanoregula sp. genomic DNA carries:
- a CDS encoding CBS domain-containing protein, with amino-acid sequence MTKDVFIRDVMAKPMTIAKSAKITEALDKMLDGGIDPLIAMNNNAVIGTVSRQAIAEKLGSKQNSDIAPAAIHVASVVEEDFTSVYPDENVNVLIPLLQRYKLVVVYDADHKLIGQVAAGDLLKKYLPEDGIDGAIEKVVTIDANERVVHLRRRMLDDKVSRFVVSEQDKYLGIVTETDVAIAMRKFRESVTDNHQDHRIRNMIVRDIMSAPLLSVERTATAADVVKTLLKKNISSLPVMDKGKLFGLVTRRSLVNAL; translated from the coding sequence ATGACAAAAGATGTTTTTATCCGAGACGTAATGGCAAAGCCAATGACGATCGCAAAATCAGCAAAAATCACCGAAGCACTCGATAAGATGCTTGACGGAGGTATCGACCCCCTCATTGCGATGAATAATAACGCGGTTATCGGGACCGTATCCCGGCAGGCAATAGCCGAGAAGCTGGGCAGCAAGCAGAATTCCGATATTGCACCGGCTGCCATCCATGTGGCAAGCGTGGTTGAAGAGGATTTCACGAGCGTATATCCGGATGAAAATGTCAATGTCCTGATCCCGCTGCTCCAGCGGTACAAGCTGGTAGTGGTCTATGATGCGGATCACAAGCTCATCGGCCAGGTAGCGGCAGGAGACCTGCTGAAGAAGTACCTCCCCGAAGACGGTATTGACGGGGCCATTGAGAAAGTGGTCACCATTGATGCAAACGAGCGGGTTGTGCACCTCCGGCGCAGGATGCTCGACGACAAGGTCTCCCGCTTCGTGGTATCGGAGCAGGACAAGTACCTGGGGATAGTGACGGAGACCGACGTGGCAATTGCGATGAGGAAGTTCCGCGAGTCGGTGACCGATAACCACCAGGACCACCGGATCCGGAACATGATCGTCCGGGACATCATGAGCGCCCCGCTCCTCTCGGTCGAGCGGACGGCGACCGCTGCCGATGTGGTCAAGACCCTGCTCAAGAAGAATATCAGTTCCCTGCCGGTGATGGACAAGGGCAAACTCTTCGGCCTTGTCACGCGTCGCTCGCTCGTGAACGCTCTCTGA
- the eno gene encoding phosphopyruvate hydratase, whose protein sequence is MTTIEVIELRTILDSRGNPTVEADVFTTSGFGRSAAPSGASTGSLEAKVRPPREAIENAFSSVIPALIGMDATDQEGFDEQLRDIDGTANFAEIGANIAVALSLANAKAAASSMGMPLFRYLGGAFAKELPLPLGNVIGGGAHAANATEIQEFLVVPGGAADTEEAVFANAAVHHHVRDLLKKHGKSCGKGDEGAWAPQIDDALAFELIAEATGLVADELNVEVDMGLDVAASQMWDGSAYKYRKTVRSTEDQIAYIAELVDKYNLVYVEDPLHEDDFDAFAELNSQVGNRCLICGDDIFVTQVDRIMQGIEKDAANCVLIKPNQVGTLTDTFEAVRLAHTHGMDTVMSHRSGETTDTTIAHLATAFSCVFLKCGIVGGERIAKLNELIRIEEQI, encoded by the coding sequence ATGACGACCATTGAGGTTATCGAACTCCGGACTATTCTGGACAGCAGGGGCAACCCGACTGTCGAAGCCGACGTGTTTACCACGAGTGGTTTTGGCAGGTCGGCCGCCCCGAGCGGCGCCAGCACCGGGTCCCTTGAGGCGAAGGTCCGGCCGCCCCGCGAGGCTATCGAGAACGCCTTTTCGAGTGTCATCCCCGCCCTTATCGGGATGGATGCAACGGACCAGGAAGGGTTCGACGAGCAGCTCCGGGACATCGACGGAACTGCCAATTTTGCGGAGATCGGGGCCAACATCGCTGTTGCGCTCTCGCTTGCAAACGCAAAGGCAGCAGCCTCGTCCATGGGCATGCCGCTCTTCCGCTACCTTGGCGGGGCATTTGCAAAGGAGCTCCCGCTCCCGCTCGGGAATGTGATCGGCGGCGGCGCCCATGCGGCGAACGCTACCGAGATCCAGGAGTTCCTCGTGGTGCCGGGCGGCGCAGCGGATACCGAAGAAGCGGTATTTGCAAATGCTGCTGTTCACCATCATGTCAGGGACCTCTTAAAGAAACACGGGAAATCCTGCGGCAAGGGTGATGAGGGTGCGTGGGCACCGCAGATTGACGATGCCCTCGCATTTGAGCTCATTGCCGAGGCGACCGGACTTGTCGCCGATGAATTAAATGTAGAGGTTGACATGGGGCTTGACGTTGCAGCAAGCCAGATGTGGGACGGGAGCGCCTACAAGTACCGCAAGACGGTGCGATCAACGGAAGACCAGATCGCCTATATTGCGGAACTTGTCGATAAGTACAACCTCGTCTATGTCGAAGATCCCCTCCATGAGGACGATTTCGATGCCTTTGCCGAACTCAACAGCCAGGTCGGTAACCGCTGCCTGATCTGCGGGGACGATATCTTCGTGACCCAGGTCGACCGCATTATGCAGGGCATCGAGAAGGACGCAGCCAACTGCGTGCTGATCAAGCCAAACCAGGTCGGAACGCTCACTGATACGTTCGAAGCGGTCCGGCTTGCCCACACCCATGGCATGGACACGGTGATGAGCCACCGGTCCGGCGAAACTACCGATACAACGATTGCTCACCTTGCTACCGCATTCTCATGTGTTTTCCTGAAATGCGGTATCGTGGGCGGAGAACGCATTGCAAAACTGAACGAACTCATACGTATAGAGGAACAGATATGA
- a CDS encoding GNAT family N-acetyltransferase yields the protein MVSNMDRGVGLRQMSRAEVALAVDWAAGEGWNPGLSDAECFYAADPGGFFCAEADGKIVGTISVVNYGDGFSFYGLFIVDPAFRARGIGMRLYRYAMRHAGSRTVGCDGVVAMVDKYQNDGGMYLHYNNARYEGRGGGAMPGGLVPIREVPFRDLADYDAAHFPARRESFLRCWIGQEGHFGLARLDRDGKILGYGIRRACRTGHKIGPLFARDRATADLILDGLVAGIPGESFYLDIPVPNAGAVALVQDRQMITVFSTARLYSQPEPVPLPSDEIFGVTTFELG from the coding sequence ATGGTTTCGAACATGGATCGGGGTGTCGGGCTGCGGCAGATGAGCCGTGCGGAAGTTGCGCTCGCGGTCGACTGGGCCGCGGGAGAAGGCTGGAACCCCGGGCTTTCAGATGCGGAGTGTTTCTATGCCGCTGATCCCGGGGGTTTTTTCTGCGCAGAAGCGGACGGGAAGATCGTGGGGACGATCTCGGTGGTCAATTACGGCGACGGTTTCTCCTTTTACGGTCTCTTTATTGTCGACCCTGCGTTCCGGGCACGGGGGATCGGGATGCGGCTCTACCGGTACGCCATGCGCCATGCAGGCTCCCGTACCGTGGGTTGTGACGGCGTTGTCGCGATGGTGGACAAGTACCAGAACGATGGCGGCATGTACCTGCATTACAATAATGCCCGGTACGAGGGACGGGGTGGCGGTGCGATGCCTGGCGGTCTTGTCCCGATCCGTGAGGTTCCTTTCCGTGACCTGGCCGACTATGATGCCGCTCATTTCCCTGCCCGCCGGGAATCGTTCCTCCGCTGCTGGATCGGCCAGGAGGGCCATTTCGGGCTTGCGAGACTGGACCGGGATGGAAAGATCCTCGGGTACGGCATACGAAGGGCCTGTCGGACCGGCCACAAGATAGGACCGCTCTTTGCCCGGGACCGGGCAACCGCGGACCTCATCCTCGACGGCCTCGTTGCCGGTATACCCGGCGAGTCATTCTACCTCGATATACCGGTCCCGAATGCCGGAGCCGTTGCGCTCGTGCAGGACCGGCAGATGATCACGGTCTTTTCCACTGCCCGGCTCTACTCGCAACCGGAACCGGTCCCGCTCCCCTCCGATGAGATCTTCGGCGTCACCACGTTCGAGCTCGGGTAA
- a CDS encoding sulfite exporter TauE/SafE family protein: MLSGTELAIAGLVAGAAGLINAIAGGGTLVSFPALLAMGIPPVAANVTNTVALCPGYLGGAIAQRKDLKGQGSRLRFFIPAAIIGGIAGGILLLVISEQVFRVLVPFLILLAAVLLAVQDRVRDWIVRHTAAGTGVDETDREADGCRRAALPVGLAAVYGGYFGPGLSVIYLAVLGLFFDDSLTRLNALKQCISLATNVAAAIFFLFSGLVIWPVAAVMAAGALAGGGLGGAIAGRIDPARLRSAIVVIGIIVGVVLLLRL; this comes from the coding sequence ATGCTCTCCGGCACCGAACTTGCAATCGCCGGACTCGTTGCTGGAGCGGCAGGGCTGATCAATGCCATTGCCGGTGGCGGGACACTGGTCTCCTTTCCCGCCCTCCTTGCGATGGGTATCCCGCCCGTTGCCGCGAACGTTACCAATACCGTGGCGCTCTGTCCGGGCTACCTGGGAGGAGCGATTGCCCAGCGGAAGGATCTCAAAGGACAGGGGAGCCGGCTCCGGTTCTTTATCCCGGCCGCAATTATCGGGGGGATCGCAGGCGGCATCCTCCTCCTTGTTATCAGCGAGCAGGTATTCCGGGTTCTCGTCCCCTTCCTGATCCTGCTCGCTGCCGTACTGCTCGCCGTGCAGGACCGGGTCCGGGACTGGATTGTCCGGCACACTGCAGCGGGTACCGGCGTGGATGAAACGGACCGGGAGGCAGATGGATGCCGGCGGGCTGCACTGCCGGTGGGACTCGCTGCGGTCTACGGGGGCTACTTCGGCCCCGGGCTCTCCGTCATCTACCTTGCCGTGCTTGGGCTCTTCTTCGATGACAGCCTCACCCGGCTCAATGCCCTCAAGCAGTGCATCTCGCTTGCCACCAATGTTGCAGCCGCGATCTTCTTCCTCTTCTCCGGTCTCGTAATCTGGCCGGTAGCAGCCGTGATGGCAGCCGGTGCCCTCGCCGGGGGCGGACTGGGAGGGGCCATTGCCGGGCGGATCGACCCGGCCCGGCTCCGGAGCGCAATCGTTGTGATTGGTATCATCGTCGGGGTCGTGCTCCTTCTCCGGTTATAA
- a CDS encoding 30S ribosomal protein S9, producing the protein MVKIINTSGKRKTAIARATLKAGKGVIRVNSVPLETYGSDTTRMKISEPLLLVPNAINGIDVIIDVAGGGVMGQAEAVRTALARGIVKWHNDPQMKDIYLAYDRTLLVNDSRQKEAKKPHGSGARAKFQKSYR; encoded by the coding sequence ATGGTAAAAATCATTAACACAAGCGGAAAACGCAAGACGGCAATCGCGCGTGCAACCCTCAAGGCAGGCAAAGGCGTGATCCGGGTCAACTCGGTCCCCCTCGAAACCTATGGTTCCGACACCACCCGGATGAAGATCTCCGAACCGCTCCTCCTTGTCCCCAACGCAATCAACGGCATCGATGTCATTATCGATGTTGCCGGTGGCGGTGTCATGGGACAGGCAGAGGCAGTCCGGACCGCGCTCGCCCGCGGCATTGTCAAGTGGCACAACGATCCCCAGATGAAGGATATCTATCTGGCCTATGACCGGACGCTGCTCGTCAACGACTCACGGCAGAAAGAAGCCAAGAAACCGCACGGCTCTGGTGCCCGCGCCAAGTTCCAAAAGTCTTATCGTTAA
- a CDS encoding DNA-directed RNA polymerase subunit N → MIPVRCFTCGKPISTAWEEFKQRREKGEDPKKILDDLNISRYCCRRMLLTHKEIIDELNPYQ, encoded by the coding sequence TTGATACCCGTTCGATGTTTCACCTGTGGAAAACCGATCTCCACAGCATGGGAAGAGTTCAAGCAGAGGCGGGAGAAAGGCGAGGATCCCAAAAAGATCCTCGACGATCTTAATATTTCCCGGTACTGCTGCAGGCGTATGCTCCTGACACACAAAGAGATCATTGATGAGCTCAACCCGTACCAGTAA
- a CDS encoding 30S ribosomal protein S4 yields MGYPGKNHKSYQTPKRPFEKTRIEAETRLAIEYGLRNKREVWKAQSILRKYRTAARNLLALGSNPAHKEQYEAKKEELISHLQRAGLLGADPGIDDVLSLKVQAQLERRLQTIVYRRGLARSPKQARQLITHGHIAIAGRRTSIPGYRVTRKEETEISYYGKSPFIADSHAEKERIAKPASTPKTSAFARPQGYGRAGGR; encoded by the coding sequence ATGGGATACCCAGGCAAGAACCACAAGTCCTACCAGACTCCCAAGCGCCCGTTCGAGAAGACCCGTATCGAGGCCGAGACCCGTCTCGCCATCGAATACGGTCTCCGGAACAAGCGTGAAGTCTGGAAGGCACAGAGCATCCTGCGGAAGTACCGCACGGCTGCACGGAACCTGCTGGCCCTCGGGTCGAATCCTGCCCACAAGGAGCAGTACGAGGCCAAGAAGGAAGAGCTCATCAGCCACCTGCAGCGTGCCGGTCTCCTTGGTGCAGACCCGGGCATCGATGATGTCCTCTCGCTCAAGGTCCAGGCCCAGCTCGAACGCCGGCTTCAGACCATTGTGTACCGCAGGGGACTCGCACGGTCGCCGAAACAGGCCCGCCAGCTCATCACCCACGGTCACATCGCGATTGCCGGCAGACGCACCAGCATCCCCGGTTACCGCGTGACCCGCAAGGAAGAGACCGAGATCTCCTACTACGGCAAATCCCCGTTCATCGCAGACTCCCATGCTGAGAAAGAGCGGATTGCAAAGCCTGCAAGCACGCCAAAGACCTCCGCATTTGCCCGCCCCCAGGGGTACGGCAGAGCCGGAGGGAGGTAA
- the amrB gene encoding AmmeMemoRadiSam system protein B, with the protein MKMRTCAVAGMFYPRDPSHLEQLLETFFRGTRPEGNPVGIVSPHAGYVYSGQVAAHAFGSVDPGFSGTFVIIGPSHRGYLSCVSEIPWETPLGVVDTDGDFVRALDIETDEFSQRDEHSIEVQVPFIKYRFPRARIAPVMMGQQDYSSAIRLGEKIVAAIRGTKRDVRIVASSDFSHYVPDLKAKTDDQYAIEPLKTLDTREFYRRIEERGVTACGYGPITAMVSACSHLGATTARLIRYATSGDVTGDTREVVGYAAIAVM; encoded by the coding sequence ATGAAAATGCGTACATGCGCAGTGGCCGGCATGTTTTATCCGCGGGATCCGTCGCACCTTGAGCAGCTGCTCGAGACGTTTTTCCGTGGCACCCGACCGGAAGGTAATCCGGTCGGCATCGTATCACCCCATGCAGGGTATGTCTATTCTGGTCAGGTTGCAGCCCACGCGTTTGGTTCTGTTGACCCGGGTTTTTCCGGTACGTTTGTGATAATCGGGCCATCCCACAGGGGATACTTAAGCTGCGTCTCGGAAATCCCGTGGGAAACCCCTCTTGGCGTGGTTGACACGGACGGGGATTTTGTCCGGGCTCTCGATATCGAGACCGATGAATTTTCCCAGCGTGACGAGCACTCCATCGAGGTACAGGTGCCGTTTATCAAGTACCGTTTCCCCCGGGCCCGCATTGCTCCCGTCATGATGGGGCAGCAGGACTATTCCAGCGCGATACGGCTTGGAGAGAAGATCGTTGCAGCGATACGGGGAACAAAACGGGATGTCAGGATCGTGGCATCCAGCGACTTCTCGCATTATGTTCCGGACCTGAAGGCAAAGACGGATGATCAGTACGCCATTGAACCCTTGAAAACGCTCGATACCCGGGAATTTTACCGGAGAATCGAGGAGCGCGGGGTTACTGCCTGCGGGTATGGCCCGATCACGGCGATGGTTTCTGCCTGCAGCCATCTCGGTGCAACAACGGCACGGCTCATCCGGTATGCTACCAGCGGGGATGTAACCGGGGATACCCGGGAAGTCGTGGGGTACGCGGCCATTGCGGTGATGTAG
- a CDS encoding 50S ribosomal protein L18e: protein MTRIVEKTNPRLTNLISLLKNKSRENEAKIWREIASRLETPNRNYAEVNLSKINRYAQNGETIIVPGKVLGSGMLEQSVKVAALNFSASATSKIQDAKGQCMTIEQLIADNPKGSGVRILR from the coding sequence ATGACAAGAATTGTGGAGAAGACGAACCCCCGTCTTACCAACCTCATTTCGCTCTTGAAAAACAAGTCGCGTGAGAATGAGGCTAAGATCTGGCGCGAGATTGCAAGCAGGCTCGAGACCCCGAACCGGAACTACGCCGAGGTCAACCTGTCCAAGATCAACCGGTACGCCCAGAATGGCGAGACGATCATTGTCCCGGGAAAGGTTCTGGGCAGCGGCATGCTGGAACAGTCCGTAAAAGTTGCAGCATTGAATTTTTCAGCCTCTGCAACGAGCAAGATCCAGGACGCCAAAGGGCAGTGCATGACAATCGAGCAGCTCATAGCGGACAACCCGAAAGGCAGCGGTGTCCGGATCCTGAGGTGA
- a CDS encoding 30S ribosomal protein S13, translating to MAQEEDIKYFVRVGTTDLDGTKSVRVALTGITGVGRHTSTVISRMANVDEYVLLGRLDEESVNRLRVAVEQYITKIPMWMANRPKDVYTGETKHLFGGDVALARDEDVNLMRKIRCYKGIRHETGQKVRGQRTKSTGRTGTTVGVKRKSAGGS from the coding sequence ATGGCTCAGGAAGAAGACATTAAGTATTTCGTAAGGGTTGGCACCACCGATCTCGATGGTACCAAGTCCGTGAGAGTTGCCTTAACCGGCATCACCGGTGTAGGCAGGCATACCTCCACGGTTATCTCCCGCATGGCGAACGTAGACGAGTACGTCTTGCTCGGTCGCCTTGACGAAGAGTCGGTTAACCGGCTCCGTGTCGCTGTTGAACAATATATCACCAAGATCCCAATGTGGATGGCTAACCGTCCCAAGGACGTCTACACCGGCGAAACCAAGCACCTGTTTGGCGGCGATGTAGCCCTTGCACGGGACGAAGACGTCAACCTCATGAGAAAGATCCGCTGTTACAAGGGCATCCGGCATGAAACCGGCCAGAAAGTCCGCGGACAGCGCACCAAGTCCACCGGCAGAACCGGCACGACTGTAGGTGTCAAGAGGAAGAGCGCAGGAGGTAGCTAA
- a CDS encoding 50S ribosomal protein L13 codes for MVTVINGDGMLLGRLASLVAQRGLAGEEIAIVNAEKAIISGSRARVLANYKHKRERGASGDRWGPFVPRRPDHLMKRTIRGMLPYKRPRGVQAMKNIKCYVGVPVEFVGKEMEVLEEAHMNRLNNPNHVTLAAVCTFLGAKF; via the coding sequence ATGGTTACAGTAATCAACGGTGACGGAATGCTTCTCGGGCGCCTTGCAAGCCTTGTCGCACAGCGTGGCCTTGCCGGCGAAGAGATTGCCATCGTCAATGCCGAGAAGGCAATCATCTCCGGCAGCCGTGCACGTGTGCTTGCCAACTACAAGCACAAGAGGGAGCGCGGCGCATCCGGCGACCGCTGGGGACCATTCGTCCCACGCAGGCCGGATCATCTCATGAAGCGGACCATCCGCGGCATGCTCCCCTACAAGCGCCCCCGCGGCGTCCAGGCAATGAAGAATATCAAGTGCTATGTTGGCGTCCCGGTTGAGTTTGTGGGAAAAGAGATGGAAGTGCTCGAAGAGGCACACATGAACCGTCTGAACAACCCGAACCATGTCACGCTCGCAGCAGTGTGCACATTCCTTGGAGCAAAGTTCTAG
- a CDS encoding DNA-directed RNA polymerase subunit K, translated as MQTQTYTRYERARIIGARALQISMGAPLLITTTRIDPLEIAIEEFNNNTIPITVKRK; from the coding sequence ATGCAGACGCAGACATATACCCGGTATGAACGGGCAAGGATCATTGGAGCAAGGGCTCTGCAGATATCAATGGGTGCTCCGTTACTTATCACTACGACACGGATCGATCCGCTGGAAATTGCGATCGAGGAATTCAACAACAACACCATCCCCATTACCGTAAAGAGGAAGTGA
- a CDS encoding CBS domain-containing protein produces the protein MYARDVMTAPVYTVSPNETVAHARNLMVRHKISRLLVMDEGTLTGILTKKDIAYRLRQGEPAWRRRPLDRIPVGVLATENPVSVAPDAELRTVARLFVERGISSVPVIETGRVAGIVTKTDLMKSALVRHISGTVGDVMEDVSVVSRYHSLNHVISVMKGRNDKVLVCDEEGDPAGIITETNLAFYEDEPRISGVVGKDVTITRRAAAQGTGGQGLLSVASVTADDVMTSPVITVPAGTDLQEAIAMMGRHHVNSLVVMENGTISGIVKRDDIIKEVAK, from the coding sequence ATGTATGCCCGTGATGTGATGACCGCGCCGGTCTACACGGTCTCCCCGAACGAGACTGTAGCCCATGCGAGGAACCTGATGGTCCGGCACAAGATCTCGCGCCTGCTGGTCATGGACGAGGGAACCCTTACCGGGATTCTCACGAAGAAGGATATCGCGTACCGGCTCCGGCAGGGAGAACCAGCCTGGCGGCGCCGGCCGCTCGACCGGATACCGGTAGGCGTCCTTGCAACAGAGAACCCCGTTTCCGTTGCCCCCGATGCAGAGCTCCGCACGGTTGCCCGGCTCTTTGTTGAACGGGGCATCAGCAGCGTTCCGGTTATTGAAACCGGACGTGTTGCAGGGATCGTAACCAAGACCGATCTGATGAAATCCGCCCTTGTCCGGCATATCAGTGGTACCGTCGGGGACGTGATGGAGGATGTATCGGTAGTCAGCCGGTACCATTCGCTGAACCACGTGATCAGCGTGATGAAGGGACGCAACGACAAGGTGCTGGTATGCGACGAGGAGGGTGATCCCGCCGGCATCATCACCGAGACGAACCTTGCGTTCTACGAAGATGAACCCAGGATTTCCGGCGTGGTGGGAAAAGATGTAACCATAACGAGACGTGCTGCTGCACAGGGAACGGGCGGCCAGGGGCTGCTCTCGGTCGCATCGGTTACTGCGGATGATGTGATGACAAGTCCCGTTATCACGGTACCCGCAGGAACCGATCTCCAGGAAGCTATCGCAATGATGGGAAGACACCATGTCAACAGCCTTGTTGTCATGGAGAATGGCACAATTTCCGGGATTGTAAAACGCGATGATATCATAAAGGAAGTGGCGAAATGA
- the rpsB gene encoding 30S ribosomal protein S2 yields MTAANEMEIELKEPLIPVEEYLAAGVHIGTQQKSEDMKKFIYRVRGDGLYILDIRETDARIKTVAKFLNQFEAPNVLVVTSRQYGQYPAKKFADTIGAMSATGRFIPGLLTNPVLEGYIEPQVIVVTDPIGDAQVINEAVQCGIPVVALCDTNNMTKFVDLVIPTNNKGRKALSMIYFLLTREMLRLRGISTALTHEDFETEF; encoded by the coding sequence ATGACCGCAGCAAATGAAATGGAAATTGAATTAAAAGAGCCGCTCATCCCCGTCGAGGAATACCTTGCAGCCGGTGTCCACATCGGTACCCAGCAGAAAAGCGAGGATATGAAGAAGTTCATCTACCGCGTCCGCGGCGATGGGCTGTACATTCTCGATATCCGTGAGACCGACGCCCGGATCAAGACTGTTGCAAAATTCTTAAACCAGTTCGAGGCACCCAACGTTCTCGTTGTCACCTCCCGCCAGTACGGCCAGTACCCGGCCAAGAAGTTTGCCGACACTATCGGTGCAATGTCAGCAACCGGCCGGTTCATCCCCGGTCTCCTGACCAACCCCGTCCTGGAAGGATATATCGAGCCCCAGGTAATCGTTGTCACTGACCCGATCGGCGACGCCCAGGTCATCAACGAGGCCGTCCAGTGCGGCATCCCGGTAGTTGCGCTCTGCGACACCAACAACATGACCAAGTTCGTCGATCTGGTCATCCCGACCAACAACAAGGGGCGCAAGGCTCTTTCCATGATCTACTTCCTCTTAACGCGCGAGATGCTCCGGCTCCGCGGAATCTCAACGGCACTCACTCACGAGGACTTCGAGACCGAATTCTAA
- a CDS encoding 30S ribosomal protein S11: MAANDKEKWGIAHIFASFNNTIITVTDLSGAETVTKSSGGMVVKQDRNESSPYAAMQMASNVAQNAREKGIVGVHVKVRAPGQGKQRSPGPGAQAAIRALARAGMRIGRIEDVTPIPHDSCRPKGGRRGRRV, translated from the coding sequence ATGGCAGCAAACGATAAGGAAAAATGGGGTATTGCTCACATCTTTGCCTCCTTCAACAACACCATCATCACCGTCACGGACCTCTCCGGTGCAGAGACCGTGACCAAGTCGAGCGGTGGCATGGTTGTCAAGCAGGACAGGAACGAGAGCTCACCCTATGCAGCCATGCAGATGGCAAGCAACGTAGCCCAGAACGCCCGTGAGAAAGGCATCGTCGGCGTCCACGTCAAGGTACGTGCACCCGGCCAGGGCAAGCAGCGCAGTCCCGGGCCAGGTGCCCAGGCAGCCATCCGTGCGCTCGCCCGTGCCGGCATGCGCATTGGACGAATCGAAGATGTCACGCCAATTCCCCACGACTCATGCCGGCCGAAAGGCGGCAGACGCGGAAGGAGAGTGTGA
- a CDS encoding isochorismatase family cysteine hydrolase, whose translation MQQPALLIIDMQNDFVLEGKPLRVAQARIVAPKIRQVLDRFRERSLPVFHIIRVHRKDGSDVEIIRRERFRNQPFAVEGTHGAAVIDELAPVPGEYVIPKIRMSAFIGTELDLMLRTLGVTDLVVTGIQTPNCIRTTVFDAIAYNYPVTLVKDAVGAQSDEIHEANVRDMANIGVGIMTAHELIAAL comes from the coding sequence ATGCAGCAACCCGCACTGCTGATCATCGATATGCAGAACGATTTCGTTCTTGAGGGAAAGCCCCTCCGGGTGGCCCAGGCCCGCATTGTAGCGCCGAAGATCCGCCAGGTCCTTGACCGGTTCCGGGAGCGCAGCCTCCCGGTCTTCCACATCATCCGGGTCCACCGCAAGGATGGGTCAGATGTGGAGATCATCCGGCGGGAGCGCTTCCGTAACCAGCCGTTTGCGGTCGAGGGAACCCACGGGGCCGCTGTAATCGATGAACTTGCACCGGTCCCGGGCGAGTACGTGATCCCGAAGATCCGCATGAGCGCATTCATCGGCACAGAACTGGACCTGATGCTCCGGACCCTCGGGGTAACGGATCTCGTGGTGACCGGCATCCAGACGCCGAACTGTATCCGGACCACGGTCTTCGACGCGATCGCGTACAATTATCCCGTGACACTGGTTAAGGACGCAGTCGGGGCCCAGTCGGATGAGATCCATGAGGCCAATGTCCGCGACATGGCAAACATCGGGGTCGGGATCATGACCGCTCACGAGCTGATCGCGGCTCTCTGA
- a CDS encoding DNA-directed RNA polymerase subunit D translates to MEITFASLDDSLARFTLSGASPAFANAIRRAMIGEVPTLAIEDVRIYDNTSALFDEMLAHRLGLIPLTTDLSTYVTQATCSCGGAGCPACTATYTLSVEGPRTVMSSDLIPQDPGAAPVYDNIPIVKLTKGQKLVIEARATLNTGRAHAKWQPTLVCGYKNHPVVSISDACDACGNCVDECPRDILEVKGKKVGIKNGKLPDCSMCKLCERACLASGIGDEPAIRISAEKDRFIFVVESDGSLPAKEIMNRALLYIKEQTDELEKQLGELSGDEKK, encoded by the coding sequence ATGGAGATCACATTCGCCAGTCTGGACGACTCTCTCGCACGATTCACTCTCTCGGGAGCGAGCCCTGCCTTTGCCAACGCCATCCGGCGGGCAATGATCGGTGAAGTCCCAACTCTTGCAATCGAAGATGTGCGCATCTATGACAATACAAGCGCACTCTTCGACGAGATGCTGGCTCACCGGCTCGGCCTCATTCCCTTAACGACCGACCTTTCAACCTATGTAACTCAGGCCACATGCTCGTGCGGCGGGGCGGGATGCCCAGCCTGCACGGCTACCTACACGCTCAGTGTCGAGGGGCCCCGGACGGTTATGTCAAGCGACCTGATCCCGCAGGACCCAGGAGCAGCACCGGTGTACGACAATATCCCGATCGTGAAACTCACGAAAGGGCAGAAACTCGTCATCGAGGCCCGCGCCACTCTCAATACAGGGAGAGCGCATGCAAAATGGCAGCCGACGCTCGTATGCGGATACAAGAACCATCCGGTTGTATCCATAAGCGACGCCTGCGATGCCTGCGGAAACTGTGTTGACGAATGCCCCCGCGACATCCTTGAAGTGAAGGGCAAGAAAGTCGGAATAAAAAATGGAAAACTCCCCGACTGTTCCATGTGCAAGCTCTGCGAACGGGCCTGCCTTGCAAGCGGTATCGGGGACGAACCGGCAATCCGGATCAGCGCTGAAAAAGACCGCTTTATCTTCGTGGTCGAAAGCGACGGATCCCTGCCGGCCAAAGAGATCATGAACCGTGCGCTCTTGTATATCAAGGAGCAGACAGACGAGCTGGAAAAACAGCTAGGCGAATTATCAGGGGATGAAAAGAAATGA